A genomic window from Dermacentor silvarum isolate Dsil-2018 chromosome 9, BIME_Dsil_1.4, whole genome shotgun sequence includes:
- the LOC119463894 gene encoding uncharacterized protein LOC119463894 encodes MLIYRQRVPAEYRLGNVRTDVGIFWSRGDHVITPPNVQELIRELGPRVTMDHFIDDPYYTHAHFLVALNNAEVLFERLLAFLERYTATDNG; translated from the exons ATGCTTATCTACCGTCAG CGGGTACCGGCTGAGTACCGCCTCGGCAATGTTCGAACAGACGTGGGCATTTTCTGGAGCCGAGGTGACCACGTGATCACGCCGCCGAATGTCCAGGAGCTCATCCGGGAACTGGGACCACGCGTCACGATGGACCACTTCATCGATGACCCCTACTACACGCACGCGCACTTCTTGGTCGCCCTGAACAACGCCGAAGTGTTGTTCGAGCGCCTGCTCGCCTTTCTGGAGAGATACACCGCGACTGACAACGGCTGA